The following proteins come from a genomic window of Pseudomonas putida:
- a CDS encoding RHS repeat-associated core domain-containing protein yields the protein MSRSLNNTLFFYQSNKLITVKQGNQHRAILRNADMPLAEVQAGETAGAGLLATDDKGSVLNVQDTEDLEGHYFSAYGHDPNLPSMRITLGFNGEAYVPGAASYLLGLGYRSYSPRLRRFLAADSWSPFGQGGLNVYCYCEGDPVNFIDSSGHMPKRFVNPRPKLRRVELPNDEILKVSKNIAVNIGSSTAKSSSNSSLTPSSQAGGHTAHTEAGLTSGETAVRRDSPATIPKTPTLGSPIPSTDSSPAGSPRGSPQPDAAPLQPLFVRSFVEAPQSLFHSRASEIRQPTDAFPRAPSRWD from the coding sequence ATGAGCAGATCATTGAACAACACGCTGTTCTTCTACCAAAGCAACAAACTCATAACCGTGAAGCAGGGCAACCAGCATCGCGCCATCTTGCGCAACGCCGACATGCCCTTGGCTGAGGTTCAAGCCGGCGAAACGGCTGGCGCTGGGTTGCTGGCAACCGATGACAAGGGTTCCGTTCTCAACGTTCAAGATACGGAGGACCTGGAAGGCCACTACTTTTCAGCCTACGGGCATGATCCGAACTTGCCCTCGATGCGAATAACGCTTGGCTTCAATGGCGAAGCTTACGTGCCAGGTGCGGCCTCCTACCTACTTGGGCTTGGATACCGCAGCTATTCTCCGCGCCTGAGACGTTTCCTGGCAGCAGACAGCTGGAGCCCATTCGGGCAGGGTGGGTTGAATGTTTACTGCTATTGCGAAGGTGACCCGGTCAACTTCATCGACTCAAGCGGGCATATGCCAAAAAGGTTTGTTAATCCACGGCCTAAACTGAGGCGGGTTGAACTCCCAAATGACGAGATACTCAAGGTTAGCAAGAACATCGCCGTGAATATCGGTTCGTCAACAGCAAAAAGTTCGTCGAATAGCTCGCTGACACCCTCTTCTCAAGCCGGAGGGCACACCGCTCATACAGAAGCCGGACTAACGTCGGGCGAAACAGCGGTCCGACGGGATTCGCCCGCTACAATCCCAAAAACGCCAACGCTCGGCTCGCCAATACCATCGACGGATAGTTCCCCTGCAGGATCACCCAGGGGAAGCCCGCAGCCCGATGCCGCGCCCCTGCAGCCGCTGTTCGTCAGAAGCTTTGTTGAGGCACCGCAGTCTCTGTTCCATTCTAGGGCTAGCGAAATCAGGCAGCCCACTGATGCGTTCCCAAGGGCTCCGTCACGTTGGGACTAA
- the fdhA gene encoding formaldehyde dehydrogenase, glutathione-independent encodes MSGNRGVVYLGAGKVEVQKIDYPKMQDPRGKKIEHGVILKVVSTNICGSDQHMVRGRTTAQVGLVLGHEITGEIVEMGRDVERLKIGDLVSVPFNVACGRCRSCKEMHTGVCLTVNPARAGGAYGYVDMGDWTGGQAEYVLVPYADFNLLKLPDRDKAMEKIRDLTCLSDILPTGYHGAVTAGVGPGSTVYVAGAGPVGLAAAASARLLGAACVIVGDLNPARLAHAKSQGFEVVDLSKDTPLHEQIIDILGEPEVDCAVDAVGFEARGHGHEGAKHEAPATVLNSLMQVTRVAGNIGIPGLYVTEDPGAVDAAAKIGALSIRFGLGWAKSHSFHTGQTPTMKYNRQLMQAIMWDRINIAEVVGVQVISLDQAPEGYGEFDAGVPKKFVIDPHKTFSAA; translated from the coding sequence ATGTCTGGCAATCGTGGAGTGGTGTACCTGGGCGCTGGCAAGGTCGAGGTGCAGAAAATCGACTACCCGAAGATGCAGGACCCGCGCGGCAAGAAGATCGAGCACGGCGTCATCCTCAAGGTGGTCTCCACCAACATCTGCGGCTCCGACCAGCACATGGTCCGCGGCCGCACCACTGCCCAGGTCGGCCTGGTCCTGGGCCACGAAATCACCGGTGAAATCGTCGAGATGGGGCGTGACGTCGAACGCCTGAAAATCGGTGACCTGGTGTCGGTGCCGTTCAACGTCGCCTGCGGCCGCTGCCGCTCCTGCAAAGAGATGCACACCGGTGTCTGCCTCACCGTCAACCCGGCCCGCGCCGGCGGTGCCTACGGTTACGTTGACATGGGCGACTGGACCGGCGGCCAGGCTGAATACGTGCTGGTACCGTATGCCGACTTCAACCTGCTGAAACTGCCGGATCGCGACAAGGCCATGGAGAAGATCCGTGACCTGACCTGCCTGTCCGACATCCTGCCAACCGGCTACCACGGTGCCGTGACTGCTGGCGTAGGCCCAGGCAGTACCGTTTACGTCGCAGGTGCTGGCCCGGTCGGCCTGGCCGCGGCTGCCTCGGCCCGCCTGCTGGGCGCTGCCTGCGTCATCGTCGGCGATCTGAACCCGGCCCGCCTGGCCCACGCCAAGTCCCAGGGCTTTGAAGTGGTCGACCTGTCCAAGGACACCCCGCTGCACGAACAGATCATCGACATCCTCGGCGAGCCGGAAGTGGACTGTGCAGTTGATGCGGTGGGCTTCGAGGCACGTGGTCATGGGCATGAAGGCGCCAAACATGAAGCACCGGCCACTGTGCTGAACTCGCTGATGCAGGTCACTCGCGTTGCCGGCAACATCGGTATCCCGGGCCTGTACGTGACCGAAGACCCAGGCGCGGTGGATGCTGCCGCCAAGATCGGCGCGCTGAGCATCCGCTTTGGCCTGGGATGGGCAAAATCGCACAGCTTCCACACCGGCCAGACCCCGACCATGAAATACAACCGCCAATTGATGCAGGCGATCATGTGGGACCGGATCAACATCGCTGAAGTTGTTGGTGTGCAGGTCATCAGCCTGGATCAGGCGCCAGAAGGGTACGGCGAGTTCGATGCCGGGGTGCCGAAGAAGTTTGTGATTGATCCGCACAAGACGTTTAGCGCGGCGTAA
- a CDS encoding sarcosine oxidase subunit gamma: MSAINVFQQNPGADAKAQSPLHHADLASLVGKGRKNAGVTLREKKFLGHLTLRGDGHDPEFAAGVHKALGLELPVALTVVANSEMSLQWLGPDEWLLIVPGGQEFAVEQKLRAALEGQHIQVVNVSGGQSLLELRGPHVREVLMKSTSYDVHPNNFPVGKAVGTVFAKSQLVIRRTAEDTWELVIRRSFADYWWLWLQDASAEYGLSIEA, translated from the coding sequence ATGAGCGCTATCAACGTCTTCCAGCAAAACCCCGGCGCCGACGCCAAGGCTCAGTCGCCGCTGCATCACGCCGACCTGGCCAGCCTGGTTGGCAAGGGCCGCAAGAACGCAGGCGTGACCCTGCGTGAAAAGAAATTCCTCGGCCACCTGACCCTTCGCGGCGACGGCCACGACCCGGAATTCGCCGCAGGCGTGCACAAGGCCCTGGGCCTGGAGCTGCCAGTGGCCCTGACCGTGGTCGCCAATAGTGAGATGTCGTTGCAGTGGCTCGGCCCCGATGAGTGGCTGCTGATCGTCCCCGGCGGCCAGGAGTTCGCCGTCGAGCAAAAACTGCGCGCGGCCCTTGAAGGCCAGCACATCCAGGTGGTCAACGTCAGCGGCGGGCAAAGCCTGCTGGAGCTGCGTGGCCCGCACGTGCGCGAAGTGCTGATGAAGTCCACCAGCTATGATGTTCACCCGAACAACTTCCCGGTGGGCAAGGCGGTGGGTACCGTGTTCGCCAAGTCGCAACTGGTGATCCGCCGCACGGCCGAGGACACCTGGGAGCTGGTGATTCGCCGCAGCTTCGCCGATTACTGGTGGCTGTGGCTGCAGGACGCTTCTGCCGAATACGGCCTGAGCATCGAAGCCTAA
- a CDS encoding sarcosine oxidase subunit delta, which translates to MLHIFCPHCGELRSEEEFHASGQAHIARPLDPNACSDEEWGTYMFFRDNPRGIHHELWDHVAGCRQYFNVTRDTVTYEILETYKIGEKPQVTAGGKQSSAPSTVKGQGEKV; encoded by the coding sequence ATGTTGCATATTTTTTGTCCCCACTGCGGCGAGCTGCGCTCCGAAGAAGAGTTCCACGCCTCTGGCCAGGCGCACATCGCTCGCCCGCTGGACCCCAACGCCTGCTCCGACGAAGAGTGGGGCACTTACATGTTCTTCCGCGACAACCCGCGCGGTATTCACCATGAACTGTGGGACCACGTTGCCGGCTGCCGTCAGTACTTCAACGTCACCCGCGACACCGTGACCTACGAAATTCTGGAAACCTACAAGATCGGTGAGAAGCCGCAGGTGACCGCAGGCGGCAAGCAAAGCAGCGCACCGTCGACCGTCAAAGGCCAAGGGGAAAAAGTATGA
- a CDS encoding sarcosine oxidase subunit alpha translates to MSQTYRLASGGRIDRSKVLNFTFNGKTYQGYAGDSLAAALLANGVDIVGRSFKYSRPRGIIAAGTEEPNAILQIGSSEATQIPNVRATQQALYAGLVATSTNGWPNVNNDVMGILGKVGGSMMPPGFYYKTFMYPKSFWMTYEKYIRKAAGLGRAPLQNDPDSYDYMNQHCDVLIVGAGPAGLAAALAAARSGARVILADEQEEFGGSLLDSRETLDGKPAADWVNAVVKELQSLPEVTLLPRATVNGYHDHNFLTIHERLTDHLGDRAPIGQVRHRVHRVRAKRVVLAAGAHERPLVYGNNDVPGNMLAGAVSTYVRRYGVAPGRKLVLSTNNDHAYRAALDWHDAGLQVVAIADARHNPRGSLVEEARAKGIRILTSSAVIEAKGSKHVTGARVAAIDVQAHKVTSPGETLECDLIATSGGYSPIVHLASHLGGRPVWRDDILGFVPGDAPQKRVCVGGINGVYALGDVIADGFEGGVRAATEAGFKATTGTLPKTVARKEEATVALFQVPHDKGSKGPKQFVDQQNDVTAAGIELATREGFESVEHVKRYTALGFGTDQGKLGNINGLAIAARSIGITIPEMGTTMFRPNYTPVTFGAVAGRHCGHLFEPVRFTALHAWHVKNGAEFEDVGQWKRPWYFPKAGEDIHAAVARECKAVRDSVGLLDASTLGKIDIQGPDAREFLNRIYSNAWTKLDVGKARYGLMCKEDGMVFDDGVTACVGDNHFYMTTTTGGAARVLQWLELYHQTEWPEMKVYFTSVTDHWATLTLSGPNSRKLLSELTDDIDLDKDAFPFMTWKEGTVGGVPARVFRISFTGELSYEVNVQANYAMGVLEKVIEAGKKYNLTPYGTETMHVLRAEKGFIIVGQDTDGSMTPDDLNMSWCVGRNKPFSWIGLRGMNREDCVRENRKQLVGLKPVDPTKWLPEGAQLVFDPKQPIPMDMVGHVTSSYAANSLGYSFAMGVVKGGLKRMGERVYSPQADGSVIEAEIVSSVFFDPKGERQNV, encoded by the coding sequence ATGAGCCAGACCTATCGCCTCGCCAGCGGCGGCCGTATCGACCGCAGCAAGGTCCTGAACTTCACCTTCAACGGCAAGACCTACCAGGGGTATGCCGGTGACAGCCTGGCCGCCGCGCTGCTGGCCAACGGCGTCGATATCGTGGGCCGCAGCTTCAAGTACTCGCGCCCACGCGGCATCATCGCCGCCGGTACCGAAGAACCGAACGCTATCTTGCAGATCGGCTCCAGCGAAGCCACGCAGATCCCCAACGTGCGCGCTACCCAGCAGGCGCTGTACGCAGGCCTTGTCGCCACCAGCACCAACGGCTGGCCGAACGTCAACAACGACGTCATGGGCATCCTCGGCAAGGTCGGCGGCAGCATGATGCCGCCGGGCTTCTACTACAAAACCTTCATGTACCCGAAATCGTTCTGGATGACTTACGAGAAGTACATCCGTAAGGCGGCAGGCCTTGGCCGTGCGCCGCTGCAGAACGACCCGGACAGCTACGACTACATGAACCAGCACTGCGACGTGCTGATCGTCGGTGCCGGCCCTGCAGGCCTGGCCGCTGCCCTGGCCGCTGCGCGCAGCGGTGCCCGGGTGATCCTGGCTGACGAACAGGAAGAGTTCGGCGGCAGCCTGCTCGACAGCCGCGAGACCCTCGATGGCAAGCCGGCCGCTGACTGGGTCAACGCCGTGGTCAAAGAACTGCAAAGCCTGCCGGAAGTGACCCTGCTACCACGCGCCACGGTCAACGGCTACCACGACCACAACTTCCTGACCATTCACGAGCGCCTTACCGACCACCTCGGTGACCGTGCCCCGATCGGCCAGGTTCGCCACCGTGTGCACCGTGTACGTGCCAAGCGCGTTGTACTGGCAGCCGGTGCCCACGAGCGCCCGCTGGTGTACGGCAACAACGACGTGCCGGGCAACATGCTGGCCGGCGCTGTCTCCACCTATGTGCGCCGCTACGGCGTGGCACCGGGCCGCAAGCTGGTGCTGTCGACCAACAACGACCATGCCTACCGGGCTGCGCTGGACTGGCATGACGCTGGCCTGCAGGTCGTCGCCATCGCCGACGCCCGCCACAACCCACGTGGTTCGCTGGTTGAGGAAGCCCGTGCCAAAGGCATCCGCATCCTCACTTCCAGCGCTGTGATTGAGGCCAAAGGCAGCAAGCATGTCACCGGTGCCCGCGTGGCGGCCATCGATGTGCAGGCACACAAGGTCACCAGCCCCGGCGAAACCCTCGAATGCGACCTGATCGCAACCTCCGGCGGCTACAGCCCGATCGTCCACCTGGCCTCGCACCTGGGCGGTCGCCCGGTTTGGCGTGATGACATTCTTGGCTTCGTGCCCGGTGATGCGCCGCAAAAGCGCGTGTGCGTGGGTGGCATCAACGGCGTGTATGCACTGGGCGATGTGATTGCCGATGGTTTCGAAGGCGGCGTGCGCGCAGCCACCGAAGCCGGCTTCAAGGCTACCACCGGCACGCTGCCAAAGACCGTTGCACGCAAGGAAGAGGCCACCGTGGCCCTGTTCCAGGTGCCGCACGACAAGGGCAGCAAGGGGCCGAAGCAGTTCGTCGACCAGCAGAACGATGTGACCGCCGCCGGTATCGAACTGGCCACCCGCGAAGGCTTCGAGTCGGTCGAGCACGTCAAGCGCTATACCGCGCTGGGCTTCGGTACCGACCAAGGCAAACTGGGCAACATCAACGGCCTGGCCATCGCCGCCCGTTCGATCGGTATCACCATTCCGGAAATGGGCACCACCATGTTCCGCCCCAACTACACGCCGGTGACTTTCGGTGCGGTAGCGGGCCGTCACTGTGGCCACCTGTTCGAGCCCGTGCGCTTCACTGCCCTGCATGCCTGGCACGTGAAGAACGGCGCCGAGTTCGAAGACGTCGGCCAATGGAAGCGCCCTTGGTACTTCCCCAAGGCCGGTGAAGACATCCACGCTGCCGTGGCCCGTGAGTGCAAGGCCGTGCGCGACAGCGTGGGCCTGCTCGACGCCTCGACCCTGGGCAAGATCGATATCCAGGGCCCGGATGCCCGCGAGTTCCTCAACCGCATCTACAGCAACGCCTGGACCAAGCTCGATGTGGGCAAGGCCCGTTATGGCCTGATGTGCAAAGAAGACGGCATGGTCTTCGACGACGGCGTGACCGCCTGTGTCGGCGACAACCACTTCTACATGACCACCACTACCGGTGGCGCCGCACGCGTGCTGCAGTGGCTGGAGCTGTATCACCAGACCGAATGGCCAGAGATGAAGGTGTATTTCACCTCGGTCACCGATCACTGGGCCACGCTGACCCTGTCCGGCCCCAACAGCCGCAAGCTGCTCAGCGAGCTGACCGACGACATCGACTTGGACAAGGACGCCTTCCCGTTCATGACCTGGAAGGAAGGCACTGTCGGTGGCGTACCGGCCCGCGTGTTCCGTATTTCGTTCACCGGTGAGCTGTCGTACGAAGTCAACGTGCAGGCCAACTACGCCATGGGCGTGCTGGAAAAAGTCATCGAGGCCGGCAAGAAGTACAACCTGACCCCGTACGGCACCGAAACCATGCACGTGCTGCGTGCCGAGAAGGGCTTCATCATCGTTGGCCAGGACACCGACGGCTCGATGACCCCGGACGACCTCAACATGAGCTGGTGTGTGGGCCGCAACAAGCCGTTCTCGTGGATCGGCCTGCGTGGCATGAACCGCGAAGACTGCGTGCGTGAAAACCGCAAGCAGCTGGTGGGCCTCAAGCCTGTGGACCCGACCAAGTGGCTGCCCGAAGGCGCTCAGTTGGTGTTCGACCCCAAGCAGCCGATCCCGATGGACATGGTCGGCCACGTCACCTCCAGCTACGCGGCCAACTCCCTGGGTTATTCGTTTGCCATGGGTGTGGTCAAAGGCGGCCTGAAACGCATGGGCGAGCGCGTTTATTCGCCGCAAGCCGATGGCAGCGTGATCGAGGCAGAAATCGTGTCTTCGGTGTTCTTCGATCCGAAGGGTGAGCGGCAGAACGTTTGA
- the purU gene encoding formyltetrahydrofolate deformylase: MSRAPDTWILTADCPSMLGTVDVVTRYLFEQRCYVTEHHSFDDRQSGRFFIRVEFRQPDDFDEVGFRAGLAERGDAFGMAFELTAPNHRPKVVIMVSKADHCLNDLLYRQRIGQLGMDVVAVVSNHPDLEPLAHWHKIPYYHFALDPNDKAGQERKVLGVIEETGAELVILARYMQVLSPELCRRLDGWAINIHHSLLPGFKGAKPYHQAYNKGVKMVGATAHYINNDLDEGPIIAQGVEVVDHSHYPEDLIAKGRDIECLTLARAVGYHIERRVFLNANRTVVL, from the coding sequence ATGAGTCGGGCACCGGATACCTGGATTCTCACCGCCGACTGCCCGAGCATGCTCGGCACCGTCGACGTGGTGACGCGTTACCTCTTCGAGCAGCGCTGCTACGTGACGGAGCACCACTCCTTCGATGACAGGCAGTCGGGGCGCTTTTTCATCCGCGTCGAGTTCCGCCAGCCGGACGATTTTGACGAGGTCGGTTTCCGTGCCGGCCTCGCCGAGCGCGGTGATGCGTTTGGCATGGCGTTCGAGCTGACCGCACCGAATCACCGCCCCAAGGTGGTGATCATGGTGTCCAAAGCTGACCACTGCCTGAACGACTTGCTCTATCGCCAGCGCATCGGCCAACTGGGCATGGACGTGGTCGCGGTGGTGTCCAACCATCCCGACCTCGAGCCGCTGGCGCACTGGCACAAGATTCCCTATTACCACTTCGCACTCGACCCCAACGACAAGGCCGGGCAAGAGCGCAAGGTGCTGGGGGTGATCGAGGAGACCGGCGCCGAGTTGGTTATCCTTGCCCGCTACATGCAGGTGCTGTCGCCTGAACTGTGCCGGCGCCTGGACGGCTGGGCGATCAATATCCATCACTCGTTGTTGCCGGGGTTCAAGGGCGCCAAGCCTTATCACCAGGCGTACAACAAGGGTGTGAAAATGGTGGGTGCCACGGCGCATTACATCAACAACGACCTCGACGAAGGGCCGATCATCGCCCAGGGCGTTGAGGTGGTGGATCACAGCCATTACCCCGAAGACCTGATTGCCAAGGGGCGTGACATCGAATGCCTGACCCTGGCGCGGGCGGTCGGGTATCACATCGAGCGGCGGGTGTTTCTCAACGCCAACCGTACTGTCGTTCTCTGA